From the genome of Streptomyces sp. NBC_01317, one region includes:
- a CDS encoding zinc-dependent metalloprotease codes for MTSIGGAEMVDWNLAVATAIRLARPGPEVTRDEAREIVAELRRHAKASEEHVRGYTRMIPEGHEPADTPVLVVDRAGWVRANVAGFRELLKPLFEKMQERRSGSPGSAVFGAVGGKVTGVELGMLLSFMSSRVLGQYETFAPPTRDLPSGADGGGRLLLVAPNIVHVERELDVDPHDFRLWVALHEETHRTQFTGVPWLRDHLQGEIQSFLAETDVDPMTVVERLREAAQSLTGSRPEGEDNDNDNGRSIVELVQTPGQREVLGRLTAVMSLLEGHADYVMDGVGPQVVPSVAEIREKFQQRRASGASRLDQALRKLLGLDAKLRQYRDGERFVRAVVDEVGMDGFNRVWTSPNTLPTKAEIAKPADWVARVHRKTDS; via the coding sequence ATGACGAGCATCGGTGGTGCAGAGATGGTCGACTGGAACCTCGCGGTCGCGACCGCGATCCGCCTGGCGCGGCCCGGCCCGGAAGTGACGCGGGACGAGGCGCGCGAGATCGTCGCCGAGCTGCGGCGGCACGCCAAGGCCTCCGAGGAGCACGTCCGGGGGTACACCCGGATGATCCCCGAGGGGCACGAGCCCGCCGACACCCCCGTGCTGGTCGTGGACCGGGCCGGCTGGGTGCGGGCCAACGTCGCCGGGTTCCGCGAGCTGCTCAAGCCGCTGTTCGAGAAGATGCAGGAGCGGCGCTCCGGCAGCCCCGGCTCCGCCGTCTTCGGCGCGGTCGGCGGCAAGGTGACCGGCGTGGAGCTGGGCATGCTGCTGTCGTTCATGTCGTCCCGGGTCCTCGGCCAGTACGAGACGTTCGCCCCGCCCACCCGCGACCTGCCGTCGGGTGCCGACGGCGGCGGCCGGCTGCTGCTCGTCGCCCCCAACATCGTCCACGTCGAGCGTGAACTGGACGTCGACCCGCACGACTTCCGGCTCTGGGTGGCCCTCCACGAGGAGACGCACCGCACGCAGTTCACCGGTGTGCCCTGGCTCAGGGACCACCTCCAGGGCGAGATCCAGTCCTTCCTCGCCGAGACCGACGTCGACCCCATGACCGTCGTGGAACGGCTCAGGGAGGCGGCCCAGTCCCTCACGGGCAGCCGCCCCGAGGGCGAGGACAACGACAACGACAACGGCCGCAGCATCGTCGAGCTGGTCCAGACCCCCGGGCAGCGCGAGGTCCTCGGCCGCCTCACCGCCGTCATGTCCCTGCTCGAAGGCCACGCGGACTACGTGATGGACGGCGTCGGACCGCAGGTCGTGCCGTCCGTCGCCGAGATCCGCGAGAAGTTCCAGCAGCGCAGGGCCAGCGGAGCCAGCCGGCTGGACCAGGCGCTGCGCAAGCTGTTGGGGCTCGACGCCAAGCTGCGCCAGTACCGGGACGGGGAGCGGTTCGTGCGCGCCGTGGTCGACGAGGTCGGCATGGACGGCTTCAACCGCGTCTGGACCTCGCCCAACACCCTGCCCACCAAGGCCGAGATCGCCAAGCCCGCGGACTGGGTGGCGAGGGTGCACCGTAAGACAGATTCCTGA
- the tilS gene encoding tRNA lysidine(34) synthetase TilS: MGPHPAVAAIRLAVRRVLHDVLHDVLTERPETSRVTTPHRTSTLVADDRPLVLVACSGGADSMALASALAFEAPRLSVRAGAVTVDHGLQDGSDLRAAEVVARLGGMRLDPVESVAVTVGRDGGPEAAARDARYAALDAAAERHGAAAVLLGHTRDDQAETVLLGLARGSGTRSLSGMAAVSGAAGRYRRPFLQVDRQTARKACLVQSIPVWDDPHNTDPAYTRSRLRHEGLPALEKALGKGVVEALARTARLSRDDADALDAWAADADRSVRDASGLLECAKLYALPPAVRRRVLRTAVIAAGAPAGSLFARHIEEVDRLITGWRGQGAINLPGRVEARRQGGRLVIRQG; encoded by the coding sequence ATGGGTCCCCATCCTGCGGTCGCGGCGATACGCCTGGCGGTCCGCCGCGTACTCCACGACGTACTGCACGACGTCCTCACCGAGCGGCCCGAGACGTCCCGCGTCACCACCCCCCACCGCACTTCGACGCTCGTCGCCGACGACCGCCCGCTCGTCCTCGTCGCCTGCTCCGGCGGCGCCGACTCCATGGCGCTCGCCTCGGCCCTCGCCTTCGAGGCCCCCAGACTCTCCGTCCGCGCCGGCGCCGTCACCGTCGACCACGGCCTCCAGGACGGCTCGGACCTCCGCGCCGCCGAGGTCGTGGCCCGCCTGGGCGGCATGCGGCTCGACCCCGTCGAGTCCGTCGCGGTGACGGTCGGCCGCGACGGCGGCCCCGAGGCCGCCGCCCGCGACGCGCGGTACGCGGCGCTGGACGCCGCCGCGGAGCGCCACGGCGCCGCCGCCGTCCTCCTCGGCCACACCCGCGACGACCAGGCGGAGACCGTGCTGCTGGGCCTCGCCCGTGGCTCGGGCACCCGCTCGCTCTCCGGTATGGCGGCCGTCTCGGGGGCGGCCGGCCGGTACCGCCGCCCGTTCCTCCAGGTCGACCGCCAGACCGCCCGCAAGGCCTGTCTGGTGCAGTCGATCCCCGTCTGGGACGACCCGCACAACACCGACCCGGCCTACACCCGCTCCCGGCTGCGCCACGAGGGGCTGCCCGCCCTGGAGAAGGCGCTCGGCAAGGGCGTGGTGGAGGCCCTGGCCCGTACGGCACGGCTCTCCCGCGACGACGCGGACGCCCTGGACGCCTGGGCGGCCGACGCGGACCGTTCCGTACGGGACGCGTCGGGCCTGCTGGAGTGCGCGAAGCTGTACGCGCTGCCGCCCGCCGTCCGCCGCCGCGTGCTGCGTACGGCGGTCATCGCCGCGGGCGCCCCGGCCGGTTCGCTGTTCGCCCGGCACATCGAGGAGGTCGACCGCCTGATCACGGGCTGGCGCGGCCAGGGAGCCATCAACCTGCCCGGCCGCGTGGAGGCCAGGAGGCAGGGTGGCAGACTGGTCATCCGGCAGGGCTGA
- the hpt gene encoding hypoxanthine phosphoribosyltransferase, giving the protein MRVDDKDLGTDLQSVLITKEEIDGKLAELAGKIDAEYAGKDLLLVGVLKGAVMVMADLARALSTPVTMDWMAVSSYGAGTQSSGVVRILKDLDTDIKGRHVLIVEDIIDSGLTLSWLLSNLGSREPASLEVVTLLRKPDAAKVAIDVKWIGFDIPNEFVVGYGLDYNEKYRNMPFVGTLAPHVYGG; this is encoded by the coding sequence ATGCGGGTGGACGACAAGGACTTGGGCACCGATCTTCAATCGGTACTCATCACCAAGGAAGAGATCGACGGGAAGCTGGCCGAACTGGCCGGGAAGATCGACGCGGAGTACGCGGGCAAGGATCTGCTTCTCGTCGGGGTGCTCAAGGGCGCCGTGATGGTGATGGCGGATCTGGCGCGAGCTCTGTCCACCCCCGTGACGATGGACTGGATGGCCGTCTCCTCGTACGGGGCGGGCACGCAGTCCTCCGGCGTGGTCAGGATCCTCAAGGACCTGGACACCGACATCAAGGGCCGGCACGTCCTGATCGTCGAGGACATCATCGACTCGGGGCTGACCCTGTCGTGGCTGCTGTCCAACCTGGGCTCCCGGGAGCCGGCCTCGCTGGAGGTCGTCACCCTGCTCCGTAAGCCGGATGCCGCAAAGGTCGCGATCGACGTGAAGTGGATCGGTTTCGACATTCCGAATGAGTTCGTCGTCGGATACGGCCTGGATTACAACGAGAAGTACCGCAACATGCCTTTTGTCGGCACACTCGCACCGCACGTGTACGGCGGCTGA